Proteins encoded in a region of the Prunus persica cultivar Lovell chromosome G4, Prunus_persica_NCBIv2, whole genome shotgun sequence genome:
- the LOC18779885 gene encoding rho GTPase-activating protein 7 has protein sequence MSASLAAFERPRPGGSNSVFKSGPLFISSKGIGWKSWKKRWFILTRTSLVLFKNDPSALPQRGGEVNLTLGGIDLNNSGSVVVREDKKLLTVLFPDGCDGRAFTLKAETSEDLYEWKTALEHALAQAPSAALVMGHNGIFRNDTNDTMEGSFHQWRDKRPVKSLVVGRPILLALEDIDGGPSFLEKALRFLKKFGTKVEGILRQSADVEEVERRVQEYEQGKTEFDPGEDAHVIGDCVKHVLRELPSSPVPASCCTALPEAYKIDRKEARINAMRSSILETFLEPNRRLLQRILKMMHTISSHSHENRMTPSAVAACMAPLLLRPLLAGECELDDEFDVNGDNSAQLLAAEVVDYPKHPSTASSALVELTTRLDFFKERRSQLMEQLHNLDLNYGTTSLQDSVYRPSSPPWN, from the exons ATGTCGGCCTCTTTAGCTGCTTTTGAGCGCCCAAGACCTGGAGGTTCTAATTCG GTCTTCAAGAGTGGCCCACTTTTCATATCTTCGAAAG GCATAGGCTGGAAGTCTTGGAAGAAGCGGTGGTTTATCCTCACACGGACttctttggttttgtttaAAAATGATCCT AGTGCGCTTCCACAAAGAGGTGGTGAAGTAAATCTGACTTTGGGGGGCATTGACTTGAACAATTCTGGGAG TGTTGTTGTTAGAGAAGATAAAAAGCTGCTGACAGTTTTATTTCCTGATGGATGTGATGGTCGGGCCTTCACCCTTAAG GCTGAGACATCAGAAGACTTGTATGAGTGGAAGACAGCCCTTGAACATGCTCTTGCACAAGCGCCAAGTGCTGCCCTTGTCATGGGACACAATGGGATTTTCCGAAATGACACAAATGATACAATGGAAGGGTCCTTCCATCAAT GGAGGGATAAGAGGCCTGTTAAATCTTTGGTTGTTGGAAGACCAATTCTGCTTGCGCTAGAAGATATTGATGGAGGTCCTTCGTTCCTTGAGAAAGCTCTTCGGTTCCTCAAAAAGTTTG GTACTAAAGTTGAAGGAATTTTGCGACAGTCAGCGGATGTTGAGGAGGTAGAACGTAGGGTACAAGAATATGAACAAG GCAAGACTGAATTTGATCCCGGTGAGGACGCTCATGTTATTGGTGATTGTGTCAAG CATGTTCTGAGAGAGTTGCCCTCGTCTCCAGTACCAGCATCTTGCTGCACTGCGTTGCCAGAAGCTTATA AAATTGATCGAAAGGAAGCTCGGATTAATGCAATGCGCTCTTCAATATTGGAGACATTTCTTGAGCCAAACCGCCGTTTATTACAGAG aatTTTGAAGATGATGCATACCATCTCATCTCACTCACATGAGAATCGGATGACTCCATCTGCAGTTGCTGCTTGCATGGCACCCTTGCTCTTACGCCCTCTATTAGCTGGTGAATGTGAGTTggatgatgagtttgatgtGAATGGAGATAATTCTGCCCAGCTTCTTGCTGCAGAG GTGGTAGATTACCCAAAGCATCCATCAACAGCATCTTCTGCCTTAGTAGAATTAACAACTCGTCTTGATTTCTTCAAGGAAAGACGCTCTCAGTTGATGGAACAACTTCATAATCTTGATTTAAATTATGGCACAACATCTTTGCAAGACTCTGTGTATAGACCATCATCACCACCATGGAATTGA